From the genome of Cryptococcus neoformans var. grubii H99 chromosome 11, complete sequence:
GAGGGCACATCCATGGCGAAGCCTTTGTATAAGTACGACCAAAGTGCTGTTTCGTGGCATCCGTCAGGCCCTATTTGCATCGATATCtacttcttcgttcttATTATTTCCCACTCCTCTCTTTGttattcttcttttccacaTGAAACATTTGGATGATCTTGAAATATGAACATGAGTCTTGCATCTACAACTTTATTGAGACAGGTCACTATTGGGGTAGAAAGCCACAGTCATCAGAAGACAGAACATGAAACATATAATAGCCCAAGTGATCCTCGACATACGGCTAGCTTTTCTCAATCGTTGAGTCATTACTCGATCTGAACAAGGTCCTCGTGGAATCTGAGCCATGAAACTCAGATTTTCATTTAACAAGGATCCATCTGAAGCTCACTTGGTCTCGAAAGGTCCGTTTGTCTGTTTTCGGCTTAAAGATCTTGGACTGGAGGGTTTATTCTCAGGTTTTGCATCGTTTCGGTAGGACACCATTTTTCCAAGACCACACAACTTGGTGGAACTTGATTTTTCAACTCTAGCAGCATGCTTCTCCCCCTATTAGCCATAATTATCGGCCCAGTACAGTAAACGTATATCGCCTCCAATACCTATGGGGTGAAAAAAATCTTTTCGACATTAGGGAAGACGTAACAATATGGTATGTCGAATCCCCTTGCGGCCACATCGGGCAAGGTGCTCAGCAACATCCACATCGCCTGGGTACTGACAATCTTTAGATCCTTGACAAATCTCAAATTATCTATCTTCCGGCGTTTACCAGTACTTCGGCTGAGGCCCCGGAGGAACTTTTCGCTAACTTTGACTTGACGGTAAAGGCGAGGGATTACTAGACGGTATACATCTGCTGACAATGTGAGAGTCTTAAGGGGTATCAAATTGACGATTTAATAAAGAATAAGGTCGTGGATCGGGAATAGCGTTTCCAATCCTGGTAAAAATggcccttcttcatcctcttcctcctcttcatcttccaaggGTTCTGGTTCACAAGGTTGATCAATATGAGTGGTGGAATAATTTGGAGGGAAAATCAGCTTGCTAGTCATGATGCCGTTATGTGGTCGGGCGGTTATTTGATCACTATCAGGAAAAGATCTAGGAAAAGAGGAacctgttgttgttgatcGTTTTGCGTTCCTGCAAGGCTTCCTATATAGGTGAATCCAGGTGGCTACTTGAAACAAGAATTGCTTGAAAGGTTAGGATTGGACCAAAGTATTACCAGGTTTTTTTTACCATACAtagatatatatatgaaaTTCCGGGAAGTgcggaaagaagagaggtaAGCGCCTATGGCGGGCGGAAATGCTGCATCCATCAACTTCTTGCTTTCCACCCGTCCCTCGACGCCACTGTCCCCTTAATCGCGTTGCGTCATATAAATATAGCTCTAAATATATGTATATCAAAAGGAGAATTGCCACATAACACTATGAAAAGCTCTaatgtcttcttctcgtttATTGACACCCTAGGTAGGATATCTTTACCAGTTTATTAGTAGCTAAGTAATGCAACGGGCAAGATAGTGGTTCTACCTCGATTATTCCCCTTgccgctcctcctcctttgttTTCTGCTGCCGTCGTTGTTGTCATCTCTTATTTCTTTTCCATACGAAGCGCCAGCATATTATGCAAGTTATTTTTCGACACTTTCAGAGGTACATATAGAATCCTTCCAAATCTCAACAGTATATCCCACTCACAACCAGGTACCACATCTCAACCGTTTTCCTCTTTGCTTACTAGCATGCATAATGTTGCAGTGATCCCAAAAGAAGGTAATTAATGTATTGAAATGTATTGTACtcgagagaaggagttgCCTGTACGCGATtgttttttctctttttacTGCTGCTTGGGCTTGATGTTGGGGTAGACTTTACCGGGATTCATCAAATTGAACGGGTCGACTTTAAGGAGTGGGGACCAAACGATCAGCACAAAAACATTTCATTTTCATCGCAAAGGGCGACATAGCCAAGtaaaggagagggaagacaAGGAGTGAAATCGTCAACTCACCGGTCCTCTTTATAGTCTCCATCAAATTAACAGTACCATTCCCCAACTCCAATGGCAGATAATCGATTTTACCCAATCCCACACCATGTTCGCCGGAACATGTCCCACCTAGACGGATAGCGCGCTCGACCATTTCGTGGACTGCGACCTCGACTCGGTGGAGTTCAGCTTCGTCTCGGAAAAGGGCGAGGGAGTGTACATTGCCGTCACCTACGTGACTATTGTAGGGGGAGAGAACGTTATGTTAGCTTGGCCAAAAAGaggggatggaaaagagatgaGGGGGCATACCCAAAATGGCATGCCACGAGACCGCGTTTCTCAAAGTCTTCTGAAGTCTCTCGTACGAGAGTCGGTAACTTAGAGATCGGCACACTAGATGACGCAGGCAAAGGCAGTTCATATATCAGCAAAAACTCACCCGgaaataataataatacgAAAGtcagagagaagagaaagattTTAACTCACCAAACATCAGTCGTCCAAACCTTCGAGTCCTCAAGCAGCCCCAGAACACTCCACAGTGCAGTTTTACGTCCTTGCCAGAGGGCGTCGGCCTCAGCGTCGGATGCTGAGAACTCAAAGTTCTTTCCACCGTGCTTGGCGACAAGAGCTTTGACTCCTTGGGAGACTTCAGCCATAGAGTGGTCCGATCTTAAATTAAATGATAGTTTATCATTAGCCAAGGGCACATTAAGAGAAGACGGAATAACTCGGATGGTCAATAGCGTACCCCTGGAACTTGAAGAATAAAGAGTCGACAGGCTTGTACTGTCTTCCCGCCAGTCCACCCTTATTGATCGCTTCCATCGTTCTCGCATCCATATACTCTACACATTGTACGGGGTATCCGGCATTCACAACCTCAGTCGCAGCCCGGACAGCTTCCTCCACACCGTCAAAAGTGACGACTGCACATTTGGTAGGCAGGAGAGGCGCGAGACGGAGTGTGGCTTCAGTGACGATACCGAGTGTACCTTCAGCTCCTATGAAGAGTTTTGTGGCATCCCAGCCGGCAGCGGATTTACGCGCGTGGGAACGGGTTTTGATGATTTCCCCAGTGGGAAGGACAACGGTGAGGTTCAAGAACCATTCAGCTTTGGCGGTACCGTACCGGACAGCGTTGGTACCACTACATCCCGTACCGGCCATACCACCGATAGTAGCTCCAGGTCCGGGAtcgagagggaagaatAATGGGACGCCCTTTTCTTTCAGATATGCATTGAGGTCTTCCCATTTCACACCGGCTTGCACTCTGGCTTCACCGTCAAGCTCGGAAACCTCCAGGATCTTGTCCATCGCAGAAACGTCCAATGAGATACCACCATAAGGACTGCTGAAGTGGCCTTCAAGAGAAGTTCCACCTGAGAAGGGGGTGATAGGGACCTTATACTTGTTGGCCAATTTGACAACTTCCTGGACCTCTTCGGTAGTGTCAACCCAAACAACTACGGTCGGTTTCTTGGCAGGATGGTAAGACCAATCGCTCACACCGTGTGTTTCGAGATCGG
Proteins encoded in this window:
- a CDS encoding D-lactate dehydrogenase (cytochrome), whose protein sequence is MSAARPLNALRRSIQRSFRPRSVPRRFNSTVPPPLPPPPPAGISSAWYALSLALFCGAGYLVGNVNSLPPSTALQESSVGIAHQKAQQPSYGSHKDYVAAINDLKASWGKKGKGDKVSIDDADLETHGVSDWSYHPAKKPTVVVWVDTTEEVQEVVKLANKYKVPITPFSGGTSLEGHFSSPYGGISLDVSAMDKILEVSELDGEARVQAGVKWEDLNAYLKEKGVPLFFPLDPGPGATIGGMAGTGCSGTNAVRYGTAKAEWFLNLTVVLPTGEIIKTRSHARKSAAGWDATKLFIGAEGTLGIVTEATLRLAPLLPTKCAVVTFDGVEEAVRAATEVVNAGYPVQCVEYMDARTMEAINKGGLAGRQYKPVDSLFFKFQGSDHSMAEVSQGVKALVAKHGGKNFEFSASDAEADALWQGRKTALWSVLGLLEDSKVWTTDVCVPISKLPTLVRETSEDFEKRGLVACHFGHVGDGNVHSLALFRDEAELHRVEVAVHEMVERAIRLGGTCSGEHGVGLGKIDYLPLELGNGTVNLMETIKRTVDPFNLMNPGKVYPNIKPKQQ